The segment CAGATTGTTCTAAAAAATACAGATGTTAACGGAATACAATCTCCAAGAAGTTAGGAAACTTGGTTGACGTGAGGTCCAAGAGAATGCTATGAGAAGAGGATTTATCCATTCTTGATACAATGTCTGACCTTcctaaaaaccttttaaaaaggaTGAAAATCGGAAGTGGTATAAAGGGAAGACGCAGTAGCTACTCACCTGAGCTCCGAGCATTTGCTTTGACATTGTCATTCTACTCGACAAAAGCATATAGTTATGCAAGAAAGACCTTTGACTTATGCCTACCTAGTCTCAGTACTATTCGAAACTGGTATTCGAATGTGGATAGTGATCTGGGTTTTACTCAATCTTCCTTTGATATTCTTAAATCGAAGGCCACTAAAGCTCTCGAATCTAAAGAAGAAATTTTCGTCAATTTGACTTTAGACGAAATgtcagttttcaaaaaaattctatggAATGGGAAAAGATTTGATGGATATGTCAACATTGGTCTTGATGTAGAAGAACTTAGTGAGATTTTACGGGGAACACAGGCTGTTATTATCTTTTAGCATACAAACTATCTCAGGTAGATGTCAGGAGCCAACCGGGTACCCGATTTGGTTATACCTAGTGACTGGCGCTGTTTTATTGGTTCGGTTCGTTCtggtatttaaattaaatacattttcgtTTTTATAATACCCAGTACGGTCAGCTCAtcctatttatacatattaatttcacTTTAAACCCTATTTattcctaattatttttcaggATCATATCGAATTATTCTTCTGTGCCATACGATCGCATTTAGGGAATAATAATATCCCAACTTGTTCAatgttttcttcaatttataagCGGCTATTAGTCAGACATCATGTTTCCGGCGATGGAGGCAATTGTAGGTATAAGACTCGATGATACTGTTGCACTCTTCACTTCATCAAAGAACAAGAAGATAGAATCAGAAGTTATACCTGGATGATTATTTATCCCTGATTAAGAAATATGGCCTGgaagaaaaacatttacttttccaaaaccACGACCATTGCGATGTGCCTCCTTTTGTGCAAAGCCTTACACAATTCAAAGAATGCTTACATCCGTGGATATGTAGTAAGGTCAGATTCCAAGTACTTAGTATGCCCTGAGTGCTTAGAAGCTCTTTACTGTCATAATCCATGTAACAATCACAATTCTTTAATTGCGAGAAAATGCAATGGAGATCTCCTTTATCCATAAAAAGTGTATTGGAAATATGTATAGAAACTGAAAAATGCGTCTTGAGACTCAAAATTCAAGGAGTTCTCAAGACCAAAGCTACTGTGATACAAAACACTATTACCACCCGTGTCCTACAAATATGCAGTTATAAATCCTAGATATTTAAGGAACTTGAATCTCATAGTCTTGACAGTTCACCATTAAATAACCATAtccttaaattacaaaaacgtaTTATCTTGACATATTCTAAAATTCGGCTTCATCATTTctcagcatttaaaaaaagaacttataCGAAAGTATCTTTCGAAacagattatttttaaagatcaatGATTCACAGGTCTTAAATAtcatgtgtatattatatatatatattttctaaaaataaatagtagcaaagattgttgtaataaaatgattctAGTTTATTGTTGGTTCTGATGCAACATGGCTTCTCAAAGAACACTGactttattgtataacatttGTTATCAATGAGAAGGATAAGGTCACGGAGCAAGATGTAAGTGAGTGTAGACACTGAACGTTGAAAGTGTAAGAGTGCTTTAACTGAAAGAAGGATTCCGATTATAGGCATTAACAGACGACAtagtacataaatgaatttggATTAAAATGGCAAGGAGAAGAACTTGAATCTTAGAAGCAGAAAATTTACAGCTAATCACAAAATACAGAGGTATTGCCGAGATAtaagttacaaaattataatttagacaGACTCAAGGTTCTCAATATTATGATCAATATAAGTAAACTGTTATCGATCCTTaaaaaagtcccaaattttAAAGCGCCCTCTACGAGACattgtttttacaaatgattgaaataatgtaccccaaattttccatttgagATCGTTCAGTAAAAACTCAAGTATCGTTCATGCACGATATAGccgtttgttattatttttatttgagatataatttaatttttgcaaaatacccgggaatattataggatattaaaaggggtctTTAATGCTCAGCGAAGCAGTGGTTGTGggtaatgaaattaattttgaaactgtGGGCCGAagagtattatataatattagatggggggGTCATCGATACTCAGGAAAGTGTTGGCTGTGAGTTTTGCCCCAACTTCTGGACAAGCGGTTCACTTGCATAACCCTTTGAAAGGGatgtattatagtatattataagGGGTCTTTGATAGTCAAGATAGCGGCAGCAATAGGATATGATCTTCCTTAGAGACCAGCTGTCTACTTTAATTGttcaaatagaatataaatttcaatgaaggtACACACGATAATCAAATTGTAAGCAATAAATTCTTTAACTATTAAACTACCCACAATTATTTtccctgacaatgtaaatgaacgtaaaatgacAACTCTActgaaaattttatagattgcccgggtATATTGGAAAATGCacgattttccacattgcacATAGTCCCTAATCAAAGTGACGAAACGTATTTGTTAGCTTAAATAGATTCCTCGTCTTACAGATATCTTTTTCCCACACAAGATGTAACTTTTTATCATACTACcgatgacgtcactatatcaTTTTCTGTCATTTTACTTCATGACGAATGCAGCTTTTTCTTCTCTTAGccgaatttttttcttttgggtaatagagtaatattcaaatatactagACGTTCGAAAAAAATTGTGTCGTTAAGACGTCATAATATTGGACTAATACATCCCTGGCTTCTGATTTCTGGGGAATAAAATTTGTGAGCcaatcattttttgtacaaatagtataactaataaataactAGTAATCCTCTATTTCAAGAAGGATCGATTTCGTTTCGGATATCCTATACATTTGAGGTTGttcatttaattacattcatTCCCATTTCCCAATGAATTTTGAAGAGTAATGCGTCTTTTGTTTTCTCATGAAATTTATCATCACCAGTTCAATAAGGAAATGATGTGAGAtaaattatgattgattttatgttcCCATTTGATTGGAATTAGTTTCCCTTATCATAACTTCCTCCAACTTATTATCTAATTCTGTTTCGATAGTTGATATAATTTCTACATTATACCGACAAGATAgagcagcaaaacgtggacttgaGAGATTGATTTAGAATTACatcaataatttgatattttcaataataggcaaaaagataatgttaaaaaaacatgtagacaaggttttgcAAAACGTTTTTCACTCCTAAACACTCTAATataccttcattatcaatcgcagcctttacacgtcggcAGAAGGCCATGCACGAGTTGATGTCAAACTTATTTGACAAGTTGTTCCATGCAACCACGATGGCGAACTTCAATGAGCCCACATTTGGTTGTGAGGTCCTGCTGGTTTCCTCCTCCAAAGTGCcctatatagaaaagtccagtgggttcaaatctgatGAGGAAGGGACATATCTCTTTGGGCCAAAATCGAGTCATGTTATCTacacataacttttttcaattttggtgTACGTGTGAGGAAGGCGCCGTGCTGAGTCCACACGTAGATACCCTCCGGGATAATTGGTCTTCAgtcatggcaagatggtgtacctaagcaacTTATAGTAGGcttcctggccgattttctgtccagtcTTGAAAAATAGCGGAgtcatcttctttccatcagcgACCACAACGGTGAAGAACATTGTTTGGGCCAGAATTTCGGTGTGGTAAACCCccttggacttttttttttttggcaagccAGTGGTCTTTCTGGGGGTTGTGGAATTGATAAACTGTGGAAATATTCTTGCCCcagaaaattttaacaattgaaCCACACCATTTGTCTTGAttcatgtgaggattttcttacACCTTTCGAGCCACTTGGCTTTCATGCACTCTGTTGGAAGGTGGAGTGGGGCCCTTGTGAAAGAAAcaaatcccaagttgtgctttatagacCTCATGAtagtcctaggagccacagagaagtcgttggtgaggcaatccatcgacttagtgggaccctcctttatattattctccaaacttaacaagaacttcttatccctctttaaattataaactcaaattcctaacatttattttccaacttaaaaaccaggcccctagaacacttaataatatccgtaatcttcatcatcAACTCCAGTATCTAGAAAATCTGAGAtgtgctgcctttttgcttgttgcttgctcatgatgatgaaatgaaaaatgattagtAAAGTTTTTGGTGTATAAAATGGACGCCGGAAaaggaatatcaaaaataaatcactaaaccttttcatattaatgagaaaataaatattaattaacagtccacgtttgctgccctaccctttATATACAGTTATACACACTGGTTATCAATGCCTTCCTCATCaacagaattatttaattaggatTACCAAGAGGTTTTGAATAATGATCAGACAGTATTTAAAAGTCTCAGTGCCTGTTTCAACATAAGTGGCCTGTGGCACAAGCTCCCAGTCCTCTCCTAAAAACGGCATTGAAGAAACTCAGGTATTAACATAACAGGGACTGTGAAACAAGAACAGCCAGGTGACCCATGGGCActcagtttttaatattattatttagataggatgtccatatttatatttttttttttttaaacctgatGCAATTTTAGTTTCGGGGAAGAGACggtaaatgttttgaaattagtaatatttaaggtaaaaatacaattacatttttattaagaaaatatacttaaaacttaatctttcttaatatttaaattgacttattttattagtatcaTGCTCCATAAcaagaaacttttaaaatattgtcaacTCTTTTTTAGAAGGAACACGGATCGAGATAGAGTGGTTATGCTTCTTTTGGCAAAAAAGAGCATTTCTATAGGTGGTAGGCGAAGGAGTTTCTGGGTCTGATCCATCTTCCAAAATCACAGAGCTCAAGGAGATTTTCATAATCTTCTCCAATAAATAATAGTGTGAGATCCTGAGGTTCATTTTCGGTATCTTAGGATGTCAAAAGATCGTTTTGACTCTATTCTCTCATTggtatattaattcaatatataggTCAGGATTCAATGTTTGTTCCAGGTAggctttcttctttttctaaggAAATTTTAACCTCATCAAGTAGTCCTATATTAGTAACTAAAAGGCTAGCCTTGACCTTAAgataaggttgataattttggtaaggataaAAAAGCATGCGAAAAGAagggaataaatacttattacatCATTGATGAAATAACAAACATCTTCCTccatcaagaacgttatcaattcccgccttattattcaatagtaacataatattaaatactgatagtcgatagagaactgaataaaatgcctaaaataacgtcgctttctgtctggatttctggggatggaggcccaggaatttggaaatacttaccggacgagAAACAGATATCACAGATGaaaatctcatcggtagaaatatatctatcttgtgcacaattgtatatagcaacttccacatgaagaaaaaggggtgattatctttttgattaaactccacgtctgccATGTGTTTTGCAACCTTAAGTTATGAcgtatttaactgaattccgatgtcaaaccaagaaaatattatttggatcaatctattatttcaatattctgtatttataatttattggtattattagttatatgattctaattgtttaattttgtatatttaacataaatgtatgatggtttattttttagtatgtggattatatttaatttaagccttcttttttaaacttgaaacttcaaatatatttgggaatactctactttgtcgtttcattagttattattctgagagtATGATTAATTGAACGTCTAAGTCAACTATTcatagtatatcttcattatacattttgctaataaatactttcgtcataccctcaaaaattataataaaacaggcagctgataatcatattagtattttaaacaatgataccataagtctacCCCCTCTTCTCCTTGTACGTGTTTTTCTCTCCatagaattatcaactttggaTATTTAGCATCTGGAAGTTCACAAGTTTGAAAAAACTCTAATCTCAGtgtacttatattaataaagtttcttCCGTATTTCAAACAATCGTATGCATCtagtataaaagtatattaacatagttataaaatgttagataagtaataaaaatattttgttttctttcaatcAGGTCGAAGGAAATGATTTAACCTAGCCTTATTTGTTATTGAATCTAAAGATATCACTTGTGGATATCATGGACAAATTTAGTGATTTTTGAAGCGTTTTCAACACAACGAATGACTTAGTAtctgagaaataaaaaatgtcgttAATCTTAGTTAACATTTGAGGTTgcgtgaaataaataaaaaagagttccGTTTTAACTTTGTCTACGTGCGCAAATTGTTAACTCCACTACGCGTATTAAAATTTCTCTTAATGAAGCTTCGCGACGCCCCTTCTTATCTTGTATTTTGTAAACAACCTGTTTTGTTATTAAGGCTATAGGTGGTTGCCAGTTCGAACATGTTCAACCGTTCctactaatttattaattagccgAAGTTAAAGTTAGATGAAACCAGAAGGAGTTCTGAACAAGCGAAAAACAACTAAATGAGAAGTAAACTCTTAGCGCTTCTTATAAACACagtttgaagatataattgatataatcaaatgaaaataatcaataaaaaccgAAGATTTCGATATTGTGATctgaataatcaaattaatatttgaataaatacgaAGGAGTTGTATCGATGGTCAGAACCTTCACAATTGTTGGGTTTTTaggaaaacataatattttgatgatttattcttggaaaattatttttttttacaaagaggCGTTACTCTAGTCTTGAGCTAAATGTAAGCATTAAAATCTCAAGTTCGAGTCAAgttcaaagttataaaaaaacttgtgtCGACTCGAGTCCTCACGTCTGTTCATAACTCATTAgttgaaaaagatatatttgtgtCCTGGAAGTATTCTTTACAAAATAACACAGAAGAATGATTCATTTCAATGTGTTTGTAATTTGGAGTCAATGTATGTTTCCATATCAGGTTACATTTGGATTAGAAATACACGTCATGTAACATCCTCTACCCACtaattatttaactttagaaaatatttcaatgtttttaatccatcattttgttctttaaaatcTTGATGTCTAAggcttttactttttatttattgcattattcCTAAACTAGGTCTAGTGTGAATAAGACTAcatgaaagtaaatatttacttaggtacataatatataatcatttagtAAAATGTAACACTTAATTCATTAAAGGTCAGTTCAGCACGtacataccttttttttttagaatctcAGTCTTTCATGTTAaaaggaaataagaaaaattaattggtaGTCAGACCATTCTTCTCAACCAAGAAATACATACTCTTTACGTAAAACAATGCAATgtttttccccttctttttttttgaccaactacaggggatttttctttttttcgttttacatattaaatgcGAATGCCTGTGTGTGAGTGGGTGGGTGTGTTTGTCTGGCAATCACACCCAAAACAGtgaatggattttgctgaaactTTTTATGTAGGTTTTTAAGGCTCCGAAAACGGTTctggtaactttttttatatacctttaAGGCCATGGCGgctttaaaatagcatttttctatacactattttttcactaataacaaattaagtaaaagtaatacaataatgtttatttataattaatctgtgtaactccatctgaccaatgaaaggaacatcaaaaaaagaagaaatagtcgttccaagagagaaaaaattaataataataaataaaacaattttgtatggaaaagtaatttcatatttatttcctctATCACTGGGTAAGAGTGAATATATTGGTACACTAGTTTCGGATGGGTCTAAAAAGAATAATGTCCTGTTTTGACTAATTTTGTAGTCCTTATCGCTCGTTTATGCTAACTACAACATAAAGTTTTACCATAACCTATTTGAAAGAGACGATTTACGTTGAGTTAAAAGAAGGATATGTGTAGTTAGAACTTATACTACTCATACTAGCTAggagggaagaaaataaaaagatagttaGGACAGAAGGACAAACTAATCCGTCCTAGCGACTGAGGAATGGTGAAAAAAATGCTATCAAGAGGGGGGAAGGCTGACTAGAAATGCAGTTGATCGATCCAACACTGTCcaccattttgaattttaggTCCACAGTAACAAACCACGGTCTGGATCAAATATCGAGTTACATTGAACTAGTTTCCTAAATGGCTAAAGAAAAATGACAAGCTTAAGCTTTACAGTCTAATAAATCCTTACTTTCAAACATTTTCTGAGAGTATTAACCTGTGAACAATTTAAATGTACATCCATGATTCACACTATATTCGTTGTTCAGTGCATTTAAATCTCGTTAGTTT is part of the Lepeophtheirus salmonis chromosome 14, UVic_Lsal_1.4, whole genome shotgun sequence genome and harbors:
- the LOC139907246 gene encoding uncharacterized protein; protein product: MSDLPKNLLKRMKIGSGIKGRRSSYSPELRAFALTLSFYSTKAYSYARKTFDLCLPSLSTIRNWYSNVDSDLGFTQSSFDILKSKATKALESKEEIFVNLTLDEMSVFKKILWNGKRFDGYVNIGLDVEELSEILRGTQAVIIF